A region of Arabidopsis thaliana chromosome 5, partial sequence DNA encodes the following proteins:
- a CDS encoding Cysteine proteinases superfamily protein (Cysteine proteinases superfamily protein; CONTAINS InterPro DOMAIN/s: Ovarian tumour, otubain (InterPro:IPR003323); BEST Arabidopsis thaliana protein match is: Cysteine proteinases superfamily protein (TAIR:AT5G04250.2); Has 956 Blast hits to 946 proteins in 179 species: Archae - 0; Bacteria - 4; Metazoa - 388; Fungi - 96; Plants - 262; Viruses - 17; Other Eukaryotes - 189 (source: NCBI BLink).) — protein sequence MVSHEENTSIVEWFLGPHPYTYPPYGIEMIHEDDEVAVAHHHHHHQSGEYYREYEDHRSSDVDNDEIIARTLQDDFLQLEIAESNDYSHQNQQQQHQQEGYTNNYSNNNNGYAWNDQSPAVDYSSEWIGNDNDQDGRSDDSVNVFSCSSPSDTDEYVYSWESDQCDADGEFGRRLNQMVPIPYIPKINGEIPPEEEAVSDHERLRNRLEMFDFTEVKVPGDGNCQFRALADQLYKTADRHKHVRRQIVKQLKSRPDSYQGYVPMDFSDYLRKMSRSGEWGDHVTLQAAADAYRVKIVVLTSFKDTCYIEILPTSQESKGVIFLSFWAEVHYNAIYLNRDTSETELQRKRKWWRFGN from the exons aTGGTGTCACATGAAGAGAACACAAGTATTGTGGAATGGTTTCTTGGTCCACATCCATACACGTATCCGCCTTATGGTATTGAGATGATTCATGAGGATGATGAAGTAGCAGTagctcatcatcatcatcatcaccagaGCGGTGAGTATTACAGAGAGTATGAAGATCATCGTAGTAGCGATGTAGATAACGATGAGATCATTGCTAGAACTCTCCAAGACGATTTTTTGCAGCTTGAAATCGCAGAAAGTAACGATTATTCGCATcagaatcaacaacaacaacatcaacaagaaGGTTATACTAACAACTATAGTAATAACAACAATGGTTATGCTTGGAATGATCAGTCTCCTGCTGTGGATTATTCTTCAG AATGGATAGGAAATGATAATGATCAAGATGGGAGGAGCGATGATTCGGTTAATGTCTTTTCGTGTTCAAGCCCGAGTGACACGGATGAGTATGTATACTCGTGGGAATCGGATCAGTGTGATGCTGATGGTGAATTTGGAAGGAGATTGAATCAAATGGTTCCCATTCCG TATATACCGAAAATAAATGGAGAAATACCTccggaagaagaagcagtttCAGATCATGAAAGACTTCGGAATAg GTTAGAGATGTTTGACTTCACTGAGGTTAAGGTTCCAGGAGATGGTAATTGCCAG ttcCGTGCTTTAGCTGATCAACTGTACAAAACCGCAGATCGCCATAAACATGTTCGACGACAAATAGTAAAACAG CTAAAATCTCGTCCAGATTCTTATCAAGGATACGTTCCTATGGACTTCTCTGATTATCTAAGAAAGATGTCTCG GAGCGGCGAATGGGGCGATCATGTGACATTACAGGCAGCTGCAGATGCG TATCGGGTGAAAATAGTAGTCCTAACATCGTTCAAAGATACATGTTACATTGAAATTCTTCCTACCTCCCAAGAATCCAAAGGAG TAATCTTCTTGAGCTTCTGGGCAGAGGTTCATTACAACGCCATCTACTTAAACAGAG ATACATCTGAAACAGAGctacagaggaagagaaaatggTGGCGTTTCGGAAACTAG
- a CDS encoding Cysteine proteinases superfamily protein → MVSHEENTSIVEWFLGPHPYTYPPYGIEMIHEDDEVAVAHHHHHHQSGEYYREYEDHRSSDVDNDEIIARTLQDDFLQLEIAESNDYSHQNQQQQHQQEGYTNNYSNNNNGYAWNDQSPAVDYSSEWIGNDNDQDGRSDDSVNVFSCSSPSDTDEYVYSWESDQCDADGEFGRRLNQMVPIPYIPKINGEIPPEEEAVSDHERLRNRLEMFDFTEVKVPGDGNCQFRALADQLYKTADRHKHVRRQIVKQLKSRPDSYQGYVPMDFSDYLRKMSRSGEWGDHVTLQAAADAYRVKIVVLTSFKDTCYIEILPTSQESKGGKEFSFTVNFVCLLYLSLAGYYSDLLFCSCCLQ, encoded by the exons aTGGTGTCACATGAAGAGAACACAAGTATTGTGGAATGGTTTCTTGGTCCACATCCATACACGTATCCGCCTTATGGTATTGAGATGATTCATGAGGATGATGAAGTAGCAGTagctcatcatcatcatcatcaccagaGCGGTGAGTATTACAGAGAGTATGAAGATCATCGTAGTAGCGATGTAGATAACGATGAGATCATTGCTAGAACTCTCCAAGACGATTTTTTGCAGCTTGAAATCGCAGAAAGTAACGATTATTCGCATcagaatcaacaacaacaacatcaacaagaaGGTTATACTAACAACTATAGTAATAACAACAATGGTTATGCTTGGAATGATCAGTCTCCTGCTGTGGATTATTCTTCAG AATGGATAGGAAATGATAATGATCAAGATGGGAGGAGCGATGATTCGGTTAATGTCTTTTCGTGTTCAAGCCCGAGTGACACGGATGAGTATGTATACTCGTGGGAATCGGATCAGTGTGATGCTGATGGTGAATTTGGAAGGAGATTGAATCAAATGGTTCCCATTCCG TATATACCGAAAATAAATGGAGAAATACCTccggaagaagaagcagtttCAGATCATGAAAGACTTCGGAATAg GTTAGAGATGTTTGACTTCACTGAGGTTAAGGTTCCAGGAGATGGTAATTGCCAG ttcCGTGCTTTAGCTGATCAACTGTACAAAACCGCAGATCGCCATAAACATGTTCGACGACAAATAGTAAAACAG CTAAAATCTCGTCCAGATTCTTATCAAGGATACGTTCCTATGGACTTCTCTGATTATCTAAGAAAGATGTCTCG GAGCGGCGAATGGGGCGATCATGTGACATTACAGGCAGCTGCAGATGCG TATCGGGTGAAAATAGTAGTCCTAACATCGTTCAAAGATACATGTTACATTGAAATTCTTCCTACCTCCCAAGAATCCAAAGGAGGTAAAGAGTTTTCTTTCactgtaaattttgtttgtctaCTATACCTCTCTCTTGCTGGTTATTACAGTGATCTTTTATTTTGCTCTTGTTGTCTGCAGTAA